The genomic DNA CCTATGGGGTCTGGCACGGTCGTTGACTTACCGTCAATAGTGAGACATTCGGCATAGCATTGCTATGTCGGATGTCTTTTGTTTTAGAGGAGATAATGAAGAAGGTTACATAGAAGAGAGGGAACAGGTATGATGTCTTTTATTACAGCAACGATCGTCGTCGTGCTCGCGGAGATGGGTGACAAGACACAGCTTCTGGCGATGGCGTTCGCGGCGAAATATCCGTGGAAAACGGTCATGGCGGCGATCTTCGCCGCGACGGTGGCAAATCACTTGCTCGCCGTATTGGTGGGAAGCTGGGTGACGCAGTTCGTTTCGGTGGAAACGATGGGGCTGATCGCAGGGGTATCGTTCGTTTTGTTCGGTCTGTGGACGATACGCGGTGATACGCTCGACGGAGAAGACCGCGACCGTAAGTACAGCGCATTTATGACGGTCATGATAGCGTTCTTCCTCGCGGAGATGGGCGACAAAACGCAGTTCGCGACGATCGTTCTCGCGGCACAGCTCGGCGAGGTCATTCCCGTATGGATGGGGACGACGACAGGCATGATGATCGCCGACGGTATCGGTATCTTCGTCGGTGCGGTGCTCGGCAGTCGTATTCCCGAACGTCAGGTCAAATGGGGCGCGGCCATCATCTTTATGCTGTTCGGCCTCTATGGCATCTGGGATGCACTTCCGCTTACATATCAGACGGTGTATACGGCAGGTGCGATGGCACTTGTCTGCACGGGAGCTTCCTACCTAGTGAATAAAATGGGATAAAAAAAGCAGACCCTTCATCGGGGTCTGCTTTTTTTATTACTCGTTCGCTTTATAGTGTTTTTGTATTGTTCAGTTTTACTTACCTCAACCTGTGACGATGGCGACACCTGCGCTCGTGCCGATGCGGTCTGCGCCTGCTTCGATCATGGCGAGGGCATCTGCTTTCGTGCGGATACCGCCCGACGCTTTGATGCGGCAGGAGGCGTTTTTCTGTTCGATGGTACGGCGAAGAAGTGCGACGTCTTCTACCGTAGCACCGCCGCCGATGAAGCCTGTGGAGGTCTTGACGAAGTCGGCACCTGCTTCGATCGTGCATTCTGTCGCGCGGATTTTTTCGTCGTCGGTGAGCTGGCTCGTTTCGATGATGACTTTTACCTTAGCATCGTCCGAGGCTTCGACGACGGCGCGGATATCGGCGGTAACGGCGTCCCACATACCCGATTTGATCGCGCCGACGTTTATTACCATGTCGATCTCGTCCGCTTTGTTTTCTACGGCATCTTTCGTTTCGGCGACTTTTACCGCAGTCGTAGAGCTGCCGAGCGGAAAGCCGATGACGGTCGCAACGTTGACACCTGTACCTCTAAGCTGGTTGGCGGCAAGGCCGACATAGCATGGCGGTACGCAGACAGCGGCGAACTTGTGTGCGGCGGCTTCTTCGCAGAGCTTGATGATGTCGGTGACGGATGTGGTAGGCTTCAGGATGGTATGGTCGATGTATGTGCTGAGTTCTCGCATGAGTATCTCTCCTTCGTTGTGTGTGATATCTCTATTGTACCATACACGCGCGGCCGCCGTACAGAGCGGTCTGCTATTCGTCCGTTTTGCGGTCGGTGCGCAGGTGATCGAGGAGCGCGCAGATCTCGCTCGTTTTTTCGAGGAGGGCGCGGTTCTGTTCGATCAGCACGTCTTGACGGCGGAGCGTTTCGGTGAGGAGGTTTTTGACGAGCAGGTTATTTTCCGCGACGCCCGAGAGGAGCGTTTTGGCCATTTTTTCAAGGCTTGCCATGAAGTATCCCCTTTCTGTGAAAAAAGCGGTTCTCAACGAGAGCCGACTTGCGGTATAATATGATTTAGGGAAAATTTTTGTGCTGGAAACGGAGATAAAAGATGAGTATTTTCAAAGCGTGTGATATCAGAGGAATAGCAGACAGAGATCTGACGAATGAGGCAGCGACTGCCATTGCGCGTGCGCTCGGCGTAAAGCTGACAGGCAAGACGGTCGTCGTCGGCGGTGATGTGCGGTATTCGACGCCGCGCCTCAAGGACATCATGGTGCGTGAGCTTGTGGCGAGCGGCTGTCATGTGAAGGATATCGGCATCGTGGCGACGCCTGTATTTTATTATGCCATCGATATGCTCGATGCGGACGGCGGTATCATGGTGACGGCTTCGCATAATTCGGCACCGCATAACGGCTTTAAGATGGTGTTCGGCTCTGCGCCTATCACGGAAGGTGATGTGCAGGAGGTGCGCCGTATGACGGAAGCAGGTTTGGTGGTACGTGCGGACGGTACGTGTGAAGAGGTCGCGGTCATCGGATCGTACCAAACGGCGATGGCAGAGCTTAGTGCGCACGGTTCGATGAAGATCGTCGTCGATGCGGGCGGCGGTGCGACGAGCCATATCGCGCCCGAGCTGTTCCGCCGATGCGGATATGATGTGGTGGAGCTGTTCTGCGATATCGACCCCGACTTTTCGAACAGACCGCCCAATCCTGCGATCCCTGCGAATCTGGCGAAACTCGGTGAGGCGGTACGCGCCCATGGTGCGAAGCTCGGTATCGGCTTCGACGGTGACGGCGACCGTGCGGGATTCGTCGATGAACTGGGTCGCGCGATCGACAACGACAAGATGCTCGTTCTCTTAGCAGAGGAATTTCTCGCGAAGGAAAAGGGCGCGGTCATCTACGATGCGAAATGCTCGATGCTCGTACCCGAAGGTATCCGTAAGGCGGGCGGTCGTCCTGTGATGGCGCGCGCAGGCCATACGTTCTGCAAGGCGGCCTTTCAACGGGAGAACGCCGTATTCGCAGGCGAGATCAGCGGACATTTCTTCTTCCGCGAGCTCGGTCACGACGATGGGATGTTCGCAGGGCTCAAGATGTGCGAGAGCGTAGAAAAGCACGGCTCGCTCGCGAAGATGGCAGACAGACTGCCAAGCTATATCCTGACGGACGAGTACCGCGTGAAGGCTGACGACTACGATATGCCGAAGACGCTTGACAGAATCGCCGAGCGACTGGCAGACCATCAGCCGAACAGGATAGACGGCGTGCGCATTGAAACGGAAGACGGCTGGGGCATGATTCGCGCCTCGGTAACGGAGCCGATCTTCACGCTCCGCTTCGAGGGCAAGACGGACGCGTTCATCGCAGAGATGAAACAGCTCTTTTTGTCGGCGATGGACGAAGAACTGGCAAAGCGCGTGAGAGTTTCGTTTTCTGCGAGCGAACAATAAGCGTTTTGTCGGGATCGGACGAAAAACGGCAGAGCGCGTGCAGGTTTTGTTCGATGCATAAG from Selenomonadales bacterium includes the following:
- a CDS encoding phosphomannomutase/phosphoglucomutase, which gives rise to MSIFKACDIRGIADRDLTNEAATAIARALGVKLTGKTVVVGGDVRYSTPRLKDIMVRELVASGCHVKDIGIVATPVFYYAIDMLDADGGIMVTASHNSAPHNGFKMVFGSAPITEGDVQEVRRMTEAGLVVRADGTCEEVAVIGSYQTAMAELSAHGSMKIVVDAGGGATSHIAPELFRRCGYDVVELFCDIDPDFSNRPPNPAIPANLAKLGEAVRAHGAKLGIGFDGDGDRAGFVDELGRAIDNDKMLVLLAEEFLAKEKGAVIYDAKCSMLVPEGIRKAGGRPVMARAGHTFCKAAFQRENAVFAGEISGHFFFRELGHDDGMFAGLKMCESVEKHGSLAKMADRLPSYILTDEYRVKADDYDMPKTLDRIAERLADHQPNRIDGVRIETEDGWGMIRASVTEPIFTLRFEGKTDAFIAEMKQLFLSAMDEELAKRVRVSFSASEQ
- the deoC gene encoding deoxyribose-phosphate aldolase, which translates into the protein MRELSTYIDHTILKPTTSVTDIIKLCEEAAAHKFAAVCVPPCYVGLAANQLRGTGVNVATVIGFPLGSSTTAVKVAETKDAVENKADEIDMVINVGAIKSGMWDAVTADIRAVVEASDDAKVKVIIETSQLTDDEKIRATECTIEAGADFVKTSTGFIGGGATVEDVALLRRTIEQKNASCRIKASGGIRTKADALAMIEAGADRIGTSAGVAIVTG
- a CDS encoding TMEM165/GDT1 family protein — encoded protein: MMSFITATIVVVLAEMGDKTQLLAMAFAAKYPWKTVMAAIFAATVANHLLAVLVGSWVTQFVSVETMGLIAGVSFVLFGLWTIRGDTLDGEDRDRKYSAFMTVMIAFFLAEMGDKTQFATIVLAAQLGEVIPVWMGTTTGMMIADGIGIFVGAVLGSRIPERQVKWGAAIIFMLFGLYGIWDALPLTYQTVYTAGAMALVCTGASYLVNKMG